In a single window of the Streptomyces cinnabarinus genome:
- a CDS encoding MFS transporter — protein sequence MTDPAARDTAEQPSLWRNRDFLALWSGQVVSTLGAQISGTAMPLLVLATTGSPSDAGIVGAAGTLPYLIAHLPAGPLVDRWNRRRILLVSEVCAGLAISTVPIALWAGTPTVAHLAVVAFLQGLCFVFFGLAERAALPTIVPAALLPTAIAHNEARSRGAALAGPPLGGLLFGVGRAVPFLVDALSYAVAVIGLLFLRGELRNRTTAPAEPLWQAATAGLRWIWRHPFIRAAMLLIAMSNLVFQALVLIIVVLAQHHGATSTTIGLMLGIYSGGGLLGALAAARLHRHFTPRTVIIGVNWIWAALLPLFALTSSPLLIGTIGAACAFIGPLWNVVIISYGTLLVPNELLGRVMSAAMTLSWGVMPLASLGAGYLLTALGPVGSVVVLTAMMLTTAAVATASPAVRHAPPLPT from the coding sequence ATGACCGACCCCGCCGCACGAGACACCGCCGAGCAGCCGTCGTTGTGGCGCAACCGCGACTTCCTCGCGCTGTGGAGCGGTCAGGTCGTGTCGACCCTGGGCGCCCAGATCAGCGGGACGGCGATGCCGCTGCTCGTGCTCGCGACGACGGGATCGCCCTCCGACGCCGGAATCGTGGGCGCCGCCGGCACCCTGCCGTACCTCATCGCGCATCTGCCCGCCGGACCGCTGGTGGACCGATGGAATCGCCGCAGAATCCTGCTGGTCAGCGAAGTCTGCGCGGGACTGGCCATATCCACCGTCCCGATCGCCCTGTGGGCGGGCACCCCCACGGTCGCGCACCTCGCCGTGGTCGCCTTCCTGCAGGGGCTGTGCTTCGTCTTCTTCGGGCTGGCCGAGCGCGCCGCCCTTCCCACCATCGTCCCGGCGGCGCTGCTGCCCACCGCGATAGCCCACAACGAGGCCCGCAGTCGCGGTGCGGCGCTGGCCGGGCCTCCCCTGGGCGGCCTGCTCTTCGGCGTCGGCCGCGCCGTACCGTTCCTCGTCGACGCGCTCTCCTACGCCGTGGCCGTAATCGGACTGCTGTTCCTGCGCGGCGAGTTGCGGAACCGGACGACGGCACCGGCGGAACCCCTGTGGCAGGCGGCGACCGCGGGTCTGCGCTGGATCTGGCGGCATCCCTTCATCCGAGCGGCGATGCTGCTGATCGCCATGAGCAACCTCGTCTTCCAGGCCCTGGTACTGATCATCGTGGTCCTCGCCCAGCACCACGGCGCCACGTCCACCACCATCGGCCTGATGCTCGGCATCTACAGCGGGGGCGGCCTGCTCGGCGCACTCGCGGCCGCCCGGCTCCATCGTCACTTCACCCCCAGAACCGTCATCATCGGCGTCAACTGGATCTGGGCCGCGCTGCTCCCCCTGTTCGCCCTCACCTCCAGCCCGCTGCTGATCGGGACCATCGGTGCCGCCTGTGCCTTCATCGGACCGCTGTGGAACGTGGTGATCATCAGCTACGGAACTCTGCTGGTCCCCAACGAGCTGCTGGGGCGCGTCATGAGCGCGGCCATGACCCTGTCCTGGGGCGTCATGCCCCTGGCCTCCCTGGGCGCCGGCTACCTCCTCACCGCGCTCGGCCCGGTCGGCTCCGTCGTCGTCCTGACCGCGATGATGCTCACAACCGCCGCGGTCGCCACGGCCAGCCCCGCCGTACGGCACGCCCCACCGCTCCCGACCTGA
- a CDS encoding ArsR/SmtB family transcription factor — protein sequence MSDQQPRVLSDIDALKALAHPLRQQLLTRLQRHGPATSADLAVEFDEDRGATSYHLRQLARFGFIEEDSARSSGRRKYWRAVPQDVRLPRRPADPEVAAAAEEIGRQWMEGADRALTSYLTGREAFGEFAAAAMHSFGSTTLTAEELARFGEEYIAFLNRWHREPGQASHGSRHVTVVFHAFPTPEQGDTS from the coding sequence GTGTCCGACCAACAACCCCGCGTGCTGTCCGACATCGACGCGCTCAAGGCCCTGGCTCACCCCCTGCGCCAACAGTTGCTGACCCGGCTCCAGCGGCACGGCCCGGCCACGTCCGCCGACCTGGCCGTCGAGTTCGACGAGGACCGCGGCGCCACCAGCTATCACCTGCGGCAACTGGCCCGGTTCGGGTTCATCGAGGAGGACTCGGCTCGTTCGTCCGGGCGCCGCAAGTACTGGAGAGCCGTACCGCAGGACGTACGGCTGCCTCGCCGCCCGGCGGATCCCGAAGTCGCCGCAGCCGCCGAGGAGATCGGGCGGCAGTGGATGGAGGGCGCCGACCGCGCTCTGACCTCGTACCTGACCGGCCGGGAGGCGTTCGGCGAGTTCGCCGCCGCGGCCATGCACTCCTTCGGCAGCACCACGCTCACCGCCGAGGAACTGGCCCGGTTCGGCGAGGAGTACATCGCCTTCCTCAACCGCTGGCACCGCGAGCCCGGGCAGGCATCCCACGGCAGCCGGCACGTCACCGTGGTGTTCCACGCGTTCCCCACCCCCGAGCAGGGGGACACGTCATGA